A stretch of the Amycolatopsis sp. BJA-103 genome encodes the following:
- a CDS encoding S1 family peptidase yields the protein MSRVDSVRRNLIRTVSVALAGAFCAIAAAGSADAVVNGRNSTERYQFMASIPEVVPEMNNAKGVCGAVLIHPQWVVTAAHCVDPGNNPAVPEGTVRIGSQRRTSGGTVREIDRWVRHPGYRPGQPNKNDIALVRLDRPVSERPIRVADRPGRPGTPTRLLGFGTTVDTGDLTKAVFPERLQELDTRRGAESECSPGYADPTRLCTISRKRDAMACMGDSGGPQIQYGRAGRWELIGVTSGPGDDDVPCANGPGLYTSVPAYADWIQRTIHARAR from the coding sequence ATGTCGCGAGTGGATTCCGTACGCCGCAACCTGATCCGGACAGTCAGTGTCGCGCTGGCAGGAGCGTTCTGCGCGATCGCGGCGGCCGGCAGTGCCGATGCCGTGGTGAACGGGAGGAACTCGACCGAGCGCTACCAGTTCATGGCATCGATCCCGGAGGTCGTGCCCGAGATGAACAACGCCAAGGGTGTCTGCGGGGCGGTGCTGATCCACCCGCAGTGGGTGGTGACCGCCGCGCACTGCGTCGACCCTGGCAACAACCCGGCCGTTCCCGAGGGGACCGTGCGCATCGGCAGCCAGCGGCGGACCTCCGGCGGCACCGTGCGCGAAATCGACCGCTGGGTGCGTCATCCCGGCTACCGGCCTGGTCAGCCGAACAAGAACGACATCGCGCTGGTTCGCCTGGACCGTCCGGTCTCCGAACGGCCGATCCGCGTCGCCGATCGTCCCGGCCGCCCCGGCACACCGACCCGCTTGCTGGGCTTCGGCACCACGGTCGACACCGGCGACCTCACCAAGGCGGTGTTCCCCGAACGACTCCAGGAGCTCGACACCCGCCGCGGGGCGGAGTCCGAGTGCTCGCCCGGCTACGCGGATCCGACCCGGCTGTGCACGATCAGCCGCAAGCGCGACGCGATGGCGTGCATGGGCGATTCCGGCGGGCCGCAGATCCAGTACGGGCGAGCGGGCCGGTGGGAGCTGATCGGCGTCACTTCGGGACCCGGTGACGACGACGTCCCCTGCGCGAACGGCCCCGGCCTCTACACCAGTGTTCCCGCCTACGCCGACTGGATCCAGCGCACCATCCACGCGCGTGCCCGGTGA
- a CDS encoding type 2 lanthipeptide synthetase LanM family protein, producing MNAVTPQLPATSLPLKWWVHGQTPRERTADKPRWADFAEHAVTTLLPKRPPAGDWCVAFAGVFRSFVDAACRDAVPGDLAGVDVDALRRGFAAQLDQHLLKLSVRTLVLELHRARKAGTLKGETPEDRFSDFARRQSTPDGLVRLFSEYPVLARLVAQACLHAAEAHAEMLTRFSADAAALPGSVADGDLGTLVEVAGGIGDSHVRGRSVKLLRFSGGAKVIYKPRPLILHERFTDVVERLNKRLPGLELRTADAVPRDGYGWLRFVEHRPCADIADVDRFYRRQGILLALLHALDATDVHYENIIASGDQPVLIDIETLFQPSPPDQPDGDPAAAMLARSVQRTLLLPQLFAGEHGAVDISGLAGRGGRLPTDRVDWADPGTDHMRLVRVPGELAGGNNLPRLDGRDVTPAEHSAALLAGFRLGYDALSTVRDELAEHLQRCAEDPIRVLIRPTNFYFRLLDETTHPDLLRDAADRDHAFDLLEEDSMGDEKLLRLVPHERADLWAGDVPMFTSNPGSTSLLDSCGESIEGVVDRPSLDTVLAKVADMDPLDQRDQEWLISATLAISTATTGHHDGGETVETAVPNQAPDAERLLITACGIADHIVANAFSDERRSNWLGIELVDDRYWTVLPMGAGLGEGYCGVALFLAQLAELTGIARYRDLAAYAIAPLPGLFTTLRADRELAATAGCGGLLGLGGVAYTIARLSTLVGLPAGDLIEQAVELMPDAGPETPSGFTTGLAGGVASMRSVYVQTGLDAALARADRYTAQLLDRECPHETGFARGAAGIDWVLRAHDRTGEEPCGKADDRAEGTGGWCDGLAGAALGVAAHLPDPASALELDRTIKRLADGAPLKDLSLCHGESGVLEVLCVLAENGHTGAAAAVRRRTGHLLAAVDQRGARCGTPGAVSAPGLLSGLAGIGYGLLRLGFGDRVPSALLLRPDRPHPAATIVPPSNRG from the coding sequence ATGAACGCCGTGACGCCCCAGCTCCCGGCGACGTCCCTGCCGCTGAAGTGGTGGGTGCACGGCCAGACCCCGCGCGAACGGACAGCGGACAAGCCCAGGTGGGCGGACTTCGCCGAACACGCCGTCACCACGCTTCTGCCGAAGCGCCCCCCAGCCGGTGACTGGTGTGTGGCGTTCGCCGGGGTCTTCAGGTCGTTCGTCGACGCCGCCTGCCGTGACGCGGTCCCCGGCGACCTCGCCGGTGTGGACGTCGACGCGCTCCGCCGGGGTTTCGCGGCTCAACTCGACCAGCATCTGCTCAAGCTCTCGGTCCGCACGCTGGTCCTCGAACTCCACCGTGCCCGCAAGGCCGGGACCCTCAAGGGCGAGACGCCCGAAGATCGCTTCTCGGACTTCGCGCGCAGGCAATCGACCCCTGACGGACTCGTCCGGCTGTTCAGCGAATACCCGGTCCTGGCCCGGCTCGTCGCGCAGGCCTGCCTCCACGCCGCCGAAGCCCACGCCGAAATGCTGACCCGCTTCTCCGCCGACGCCGCCGCGCTGCCCGGCTCGGTCGCGGACGGTGACCTCGGCACGCTGGTCGAGGTGGCGGGCGGGATCGGCGATTCGCACGTCCGTGGACGTTCGGTCAAACTGCTCCGCTTCTCCGGCGGCGCCAAGGTGATCTACAAGCCTCGCCCGCTGATCCTGCACGAACGCTTCACCGACGTCGTCGAACGGCTCAACAAACGGCTGCCCGGCCTCGAACTGCGGACCGCCGACGCGGTGCCGCGCGACGGGTACGGCTGGCTCCGGTTCGTCGAGCACCGGCCGTGCGCCGACATCGCCGACGTCGACCGCTTCTACCGCCGCCAGGGCATCCTCCTGGCGCTTCTGCACGCACTCGACGCGACCGACGTCCACTACGAGAACATCATCGCCAGCGGCGACCAGCCGGTGCTGATCGACATCGAGACGCTGTTCCAGCCGTCACCGCCCGATCAGCCGGACGGCGACCCCGCGGCGGCGATGCTGGCCAGGTCGGTCCAGCGCACGCTGCTGCTCCCCCAGCTCTTCGCCGGGGAGCACGGCGCCGTCGACATCTCCGGGCTCGCCGGGCGCGGCGGCAGGCTGCCCACCGACCGGGTCGACTGGGCCGATCCCGGCACCGACCACATGCGGCTGGTCCGTGTGCCCGGAGAACTCGCCGGAGGGAACAACCTTCCTCGCCTCGACGGCCGAGACGTCACCCCAGCCGAGCACAGCGCGGCGCTGCTGGCCGGGTTCCGGCTCGGCTACGACGCGCTGTCCACCGTGCGGGACGAGCTCGCCGAACATCTCCAGCGCTGCGCCGAGGACCCCATCCGGGTACTCATCCGGCCGACGAACTTCTACTTCCGACTGCTGGACGAGACCACCCATCCCGACCTCCTGCGCGACGCCGCCGACCGCGACCACGCGTTCGACCTGCTCGAAGAGGATTCGATGGGCGACGAGAAGCTGCTCCGGCTCGTGCCCCACGAGCGGGCCGACCTGTGGGCGGGCGACGTCCCGATGTTCACCTCGAACCCCGGTTCGACGTCGCTGCTGGATTCCTGTGGCGAGAGCATCGAAGGCGTGGTCGACCGGCCGTCGCTGGACACCGTGCTGGCGAAGGTCGCCGACATGGATCCGCTCGACCAGCGTGATCAGGAATGGCTGATCTCGGCCACCCTCGCCATCAGCACGGCGACCACCGGGCACCACGACGGTGGCGAAACGGTGGAAACGGCGGTGCCGAACCAGGCGCCCGACGCGGAACGGCTGCTGATCACCGCTTGCGGCATCGCCGATCACATCGTCGCCAACGCCTTCTCCGATGAGCGCCGCTCCAACTGGCTCGGCATCGAACTCGTCGACGACCGCTACTGGACCGTGCTGCCGATGGGCGCGGGGCTCGGCGAGGGCTACTGCGGTGTCGCGCTGTTCCTCGCCCAGCTCGCCGAGCTGACCGGGATCGCGCGCTACCGCGATCTGGCCGCGTACGCGATCGCCCCGCTCCCCGGTCTCTTCACCACCCTCCGGGCGGACCGCGAACTCGCGGCCACCGCCGGTTGTGGAGGGCTTCTGGGACTCGGCGGCGTCGCGTACACGATCGCCAGGCTCAGCACGCTGGTCGGACTTCCCGCGGGCGACCTCATCGAGCAGGCCGTCGAGCTGATGCCCGACGCCGGCCCCGAGACGCCGTCCGGGTTCACGACGGGACTCGCCGGCGGTGTCGCCTCGATGCGCTCCGTGTATGTCCAAACAGGACTCGACGCGGCTCTCGCACGGGCCGACCGCTACACCGCGCAGCTGCTCGACCGCGAGTGTCCACACGAAACCGGTTTCGCCCGCGGTGCCGCCGGGATCGACTGGGTCCTGCGGGCACACGACCGGACAGGCGAAGAACCGTGCGGAAAGGCGGACGATCGGGCGGAAGGCACCGGCGGCTGGTGCGACGGCCTCGCGGGCGCCGCCCTCGGCGTCGCGGCCCACCTGCCCGATCCCGCCTCCGCGCTGGAGCTGGACCGGACGATCAAACGGCTGGCCGACGGGGCACCCTTGAAGGATCTCAGTCTTTGCCACGGCGAGTCCGGAGTGCTGGAAGTGTTGTGCGTGCTGGCGGAGAACGGGCACACTGGCGCCGCCGCCGCGGTGCGTCGCCGGACCGGTCATCTGCTCGCCGCCGTCGACCAGCGTGGTGCTCGTTGCGGGACTCCCGGGGCGGTCTCCGCGCCCGGGCTGCTGAGCGGCCTGGCGGGCATCGGCTACGGCCTGCTGCGGCTGGGATTCGGCGACCGGGTCCCGTCCGCGCTGCTGCTCCGCCCCGACCGCCCGCATCCGGCGGCCACCATCGTTCCGCCGTCAAACCGAGGATGA
- a CDS encoding ATP-binding protein — translation MGIRSSRVIGRDAELAELSGALDRAIAGRGGAIFLVGEGGVGKSRLAIEAASRAIAGDIPVLQGRASSIGPLVPFRPLTQALLSHFRGGGPPEAAELDPFIPVLAQLVPDWSRGDRPRESGSLMVLAEAVFRLLAVTSRDRGALLVLDDLQDADAETLFILEYLVDNLPAAQALFVGTLRNEPSDALRLATSGAQRMSCAVLELGRLGLTDTRALAAACLETEPGNLPSPAADLLWRNSAGLPFIVEELLHGMVNDGLLVEGREGWRVIGELRARVPAALVTSIGVRMEQLGEQAEELLSVAAIIGRRFPLSVVQTVTGTNDRTLHNHLSAAVSANLVTTDETTPGWYAFRHPLTAEALLERQAPARKAALARQAADAVEKLYPGLPGDLCALVASLRLTALDERAAGHLFAETGRRALDAGAADSAVTMLTKAVDLLAGADAGDRAEVLESLLYALGQTGQFDRAVELSAGFGEIGTLERAAKLHTQLAWAAYIAGRHDECLGQIDRARAPLGSAISPAQQAALDAVEANLWLDVPGRTGTAERLARQAWKVAEETEQPFVVCQALQVLGMLALPRDLTESEHYMQLARRTAEDNHLPHLRTQALVRLGGHRVLMNGDEQTLLLARADAQRLGSITLHCAVDAVRTMHAVLRCDFGTAHALLEENLAVLGRLRLTALLQYAHMTRAMSAGHRADRPAMEQALEDFRESGGENAQEKVLSIGLARVFCSLLEEDFDRARRELDQVTELEDLRPSRFHLAGQHGLRTLVDTLGGADCPETGSAVSGMRWNRQFVEFAHAVEHGRRGDAEKAAQAVAAALEASAPYPLARHLGLRLIAEPAAADGWGDPAGWLKEAEEYFHGRDIPAVAAACRSLLRKLGAPVRQRRAGVDRVPGDLRASGVTVREYEVLLLLAERMGNKDIGARLHISPRTVEKHVASLLAKTGLADRSALAEQAAGRRPGML, via the coding sequence GTGGGGATCCGTTCGTCGCGGGTGATCGGCCGCGATGCCGAACTGGCCGAGCTCTCGGGAGCTCTCGATCGCGCCATCGCCGGACGCGGCGGCGCGATCTTCCTCGTGGGCGAAGGTGGCGTCGGCAAGTCGCGGCTCGCGATCGAAGCCGCTTCGCGCGCGATCGCCGGGGACATCCCGGTGCTGCAGGGCAGGGCCAGTTCGATCGGCCCGCTCGTCCCGTTCCGGCCGCTGACCCAGGCGTTGTTGTCGCATTTCCGCGGCGGCGGCCCGCCGGAGGCGGCCGAACTCGACCCGTTCATCCCCGTGCTCGCCCAGCTCGTCCCGGACTGGAGCCGGGGCGACCGGCCACGGGAATCCGGCTCCCTGATGGTGCTCGCCGAAGCCGTCTTCCGGCTGCTGGCCGTCACCAGCCGCGATCGCGGCGCGCTCCTGGTCCTCGACGATCTCCAGGACGCCGACGCCGAAACGCTGTTCATCCTCGAATATCTCGTCGACAACCTGCCCGCCGCGCAGGCCCTCTTCGTCGGCACGCTTCGCAACGAGCCTTCCGACGCCCTCCGCCTGGCGACCTCCGGTGCCCAGCGGATGAGCTGCGCCGTCCTCGAACTCGGCAGGCTCGGCCTCACCGACACCCGCGCCCTCGCCGCGGCCTGCCTGGAGACCGAGCCGGGGAACCTGCCGTCGCCCGCGGCCGACCTGTTGTGGCGCAACAGCGCCGGCCTGCCGTTCATCGTCGAGGAACTGCTCCACGGCATGGTGAACGACGGCCTGCTGGTCGAGGGCCGCGAGGGCTGGCGCGTCATCGGCGAACTCCGCGCCCGCGTCCCCGCCGCGCTCGTCACCAGCATCGGTGTCCGGATGGAGCAACTCGGCGAACAGGCGGAGGAGCTGCTGTCGGTCGCCGCGATCATCGGCCGCCGTTTCCCGTTGTCGGTGGTGCAGACGGTCACCGGCACGAACGACCGGACGCTGCACAACCACCTGAGCGCCGCGGTCTCGGCGAACCTGGTGACCACCGACGAGACGACGCCCGGCTGGTACGCCTTCCGGCATCCGCTGACCGCGGAAGCACTGCTGGAGCGCCAGGCCCCGGCGCGGAAGGCCGCACTCGCCCGTCAAGCCGCCGATGCCGTCGAGAAGCTGTACCCGGGCCTGCCCGGCGACCTGTGCGCGCTCGTCGCGTCGCTCCGGCTGACCGCGCTGGACGAGCGCGCGGCGGGTCACCTGTTCGCGGAAACCGGTCGCCGCGCCCTCGACGCCGGTGCCGCGGACTCCGCGGTCACGATGCTCACCAAGGCCGTCGACCTGCTGGCCGGAGCCGACGCGGGTGACCGGGCCGAGGTGCTGGAGAGCCTGCTGTACGCGCTCGGCCAGACCGGGCAGTTCGACCGCGCCGTCGAACTCTCCGCGGGCTTCGGCGAGATCGGGACACTCGAACGGGCCGCCAAACTGCACACCCAGCTGGCCTGGGCCGCCTACATCGCCGGGCGGCACGACGAATGCCTCGGCCAGATCGACCGCGCCCGCGCTCCCCTCGGCTCGGCGATATCGCCCGCTCAGCAGGCCGCGCTCGACGCCGTCGAAGCGAACCTCTGGCTCGACGTCCCCGGCCGGACCGGCACGGCGGAACGGCTCGCGCGCCAGGCGTGGAAAGTGGCCGAGGAGACCGAGCAGCCGTTCGTCGTCTGCCAGGCGCTCCAGGTGCTCGGCATGCTCGCGCTGCCGCGGGACCTCACCGAGTCCGAGCACTACATGCAGCTCGCGCGGCGGACCGCCGAGGACAATCATCTGCCTCACCTCCGCACCCAGGCGCTGGTCCGGCTCGGCGGGCATCGCGTACTCATGAACGGCGACGAGCAGACCCTGCTGCTCGCCCGCGCCGACGCCCAACGGCTCGGGTCGATCACGCTGCACTGCGCCGTCGACGCCGTGCGCACCATGCACGCCGTCCTGCGCTGCGACTTCGGGACCGCGCACGCGCTGCTGGAAGAGAACCTCGCCGTGCTCGGCAGGCTCCGGTTGACCGCGTTGCTGCAGTACGCGCACATGACCAGGGCGATGTCGGCCGGGCACCGGGCGGACCGCCCGGCGATGGAACAGGCGCTCGAGGACTTCCGGGAGAGCGGCGGCGAGAACGCGCAGGAGAAGGTCCTCAGCATCGGTCTGGCCCGCGTCTTCTGCTCACTGCTCGAAGAGGACTTCGACCGGGCGCGCCGGGAACTCGACCAGGTCACCGAACTGGAGGACCTGCGGCCGAGCCGATTCCACCTCGCCGGTCAACACGGGCTCAGGACGCTCGTCGACACCCTCGGCGGCGCAGACTGCCCCGAGACCGGATCCGCCGTCAGCGGGATGCGGTGGAACCGGCAGTTCGTCGAGTTCGCACACGCCGTCGAACACGGCAGGCGAGGCGACGCGGAGAAAGCCGCACAGGCGGTGGCCGCCGCACTGGAGGCGTCCGCGCCCTATCCCCTGGCGCGGCACCTCGGACTCCGGCTGATCGCCGAACCGGCCGCCGCCGATGGCTGGGGCGACCCGGCGGGCTGGCTCAAAGAGGCCGAAGAGTACTTCCACGGCAGGGACATCCCAGCCGTGGCGGCCGCCTGCCGGAGCCTGCTGCGCAAGCTCGGCGCACCCGTCCGGCAGCGCCGGGCCGGGGTCGACCGGGTCCCCGGCGACCTGCGCGCGTCCGGCGTCACCGTGCGCGAATACGAGGTGCTGCTCCTGCTCGCCGAGCGGATGGGCAACAAGGACATCGGCGCCCGGCTGCACATCTCCCCCAGGACGGTCGAGAAACACGTCGCGAGCCTGCTCGCCAAGACCGGCCTCGCCGACCGTTCGGCCCTCGCCGAACAGGCCGCCGGACGGCGACCTGGCATGCTGTGA
- a CDS encoding glutaredoxin family protein, with translation MSDLTVYGAGWCPDVKRSRALLDAKGVEYDYLDVEADAGAEETVRGLQNGERRIPTIVWPDGTHLVEPSDDELTAHLNR, from the coding sequence ATGAGCGACCTCACCGTGTACGGCGCCGGCTGGTGCCCCGACGTCAAACGCAGCCGCGCCCTGCTCGACGCCAAGGGTGTCGAGTACGACTACCTCGATGTCGAGGCGGATGCCGGCGCCGAGGAGACCGTGCGCGGACTGCAGAACGGTGAGCGGCGCATCCCGACCATCGTCTGGCCGGACGGCACCCACCTGGTGGAACCGAGCGACGACGAGCTCACCGCGCACCTGAACCGATGA
- a CDS encoding putative acetyltransferase, protein MTLPDVPVGTRVVVRYRIEGGFTDALGYLRSRDDAECTVETKRGLATIRLADIVLAKTVPPPPVRRSAS, encoded by the coding sequence ATGACCCTTCCGGACGTCCCGGTCGGCACGAGGGTCGTCGTGCGGTACCGGATCGAAGGCGGTTTCACCGACGCTCTCGGCTACCTGCGCTCCCGTGACGACGCGGAATGCACCGTGGAGACCAAACGAGGTCTCGCGACCATCCGGCTCGCGGACATCGTGCTGGCGAAGACGGTCCCGCCTCCGCCGGTGCGGCGTTCCGCCTCGTAA
- a CDS encoding aldehyde dehydrogenase family protein — protein sequence MLDGRGRGRCGRHTEHDDGARGQDQRSAHGIPLSTEIPACYETSRVRRFSLLCVSPRRVRIVRLGAMSSSEAPAVVDDLRELFRSGVTKPVAWRRTQLTGLRTLLSEQEDVFLKALYADLRKNAAEAKRAEIALVRNEIDHTLENLDSWLNPEPADIPRPLRPGNARVVREPLGVALIIGPWNYPLQLVLAPLVGALAAGNCAVVKPSELSPNTSAAIAEHLPKYVEGVRVVEGAIPETTALLEQKFDTIFYTGNGTVGRIVMTAAAKHLTPVTLELGGKSPVIVEPGADLAVTALRLAYGKFANAGQTCVAPDYVLAIGDTGPKLAEHLAKTVERMFGEDPATSDSYGRIISTRHYDRLAALLDNGTAVVGGQSDRDEKYIAPTVLTGVSPDAPVMLDEIFGPILPIIEVPDVDAALAFVNERDKPLALYAFTESDETKRRIETETSSGGLVFGAAIIHLAAPELPFGGVGESGMGRYHGRYSIDNFSHVKAVLDKPLA from the coding sequence CTGCTCGACGGTCGCGGACGCGGCCGGTGCGGACGCCACACCGAGCACGACGACGGCGCACGCGGTCAGGATCAGAGATCTGCGCATGGAATTCCCCTCTCGACGGAAATTCCAGCCTGCTATGAAACTTCTCGCGTTCGGCGTTTCTCACTCCTCTGTGTATCACCCCGTCGGGTTCGCATTGTTAGGCTCGGAGCCATGAGCAGCAGTGAAGCGCCCGCCGTCGTCGATGACCTGCGGGAACTCTTCCGTTCCGGTGTCACCAAACCAGTGGCCTGGCGGCGAACGCAGCTCACGGGGTTGCGCACGCTCCTGTCCGAGCAGGAGGACGTCTTCCTCAAGGCGCTTTACGCCGACCTTCGCAAAAACGCCGCCGAGGCCAAGCGCGCGGAGATCGCGCTCGTGCGCAACGAGATCGACCACACGCTGGAGAACCTCGACTCCTGGTTGAATCCGGAGCCCGCCGACATTCCCCGGCCGCTGCGGCCGGGGAATGCTCGCGTCGTCCGCGAACCGCTCGGGGTCGCGCTGATCATCGGGCCGTGGAACTATCCGCTGCAACTGGTGCTGGCGCCGCTGGTCGGAGCACTGGCGGCGGGCAACTGCGCGGTCGTGAAGCCGAGCGAGCTGTCGCCGAACACCTCCGCCGCGATTGCCGAACATCTGCCTAAGTACGTCGAGGGCGTCCGCGTCGTCGAAGGAGCGATTCCGGAGACGACCGCGCTGCTGGAGCAGAAGTTCGACACCATCTTCTACACCGGGAACGGGACCGTCGGCCGGATCGTCATGACCGCGGCGGCGAAACACCTCACGCCGGTCACACTCGAACTGGGCGGGAAGAGCCCGGTGATCGTCGAGCCGGGCGCGGATCTCGCCGTGACCGCGCTGCGCCTCGCCTACGGCAAGTTCGCCAACGCGGGCCAGACCTGCGTCGCTCCCGACTACGTCCTCGCGATCGGCGACACCGGTCCGAAACTGGCGGAGCACCTGGCCAAGACCGTCGAGAGGATGTTCGGCGAGGACCCGGCCACCAGTGACTCCTACGGCCGGATCATCTCGACCCGGCACTACGACCGGCTCGCCGCCTTGCTGGACAACGGAACCGCGGTCGTCGGCGGCCAGTCCGACCGCGACGAGAAGTACATCGCGCCCACCGTGCTCACCGGCGTCTCCCCGGACGCCCCGGTGATGCTGGACGAGATCTTCGGCCCGATCCTGCCGATCATCGAGGTGCCCGACGTCGACGCGGCACTGGCGTTCGTCAACGAACGCGACAAGCCGCTGGCGTTGTACGCCTTCACCGAGTCGGACGAAACGAAGCGCAGGATCGAGACGGAGACGTCGTCGGGTGGCCTGGTGTTCGGCGCGGCGATCATCCATCTCGCGGCACCCGAGCTGCCGTTCGGCGGAGTGGGGGAGAGCGGGATGGGGCGCTATCACGGCCGCTACTCGATCGACAACTTCAGCCACGTGAAGGCGGTGCTGGACAAGCCGCTCGCCTGA
- a CDS encoding chitobiase/beta-hexosaminidase C-terminal domain-containing protein gives MNRIFVQPKRRKGVRGVLALGLSALLIATGLGGATAAAADYSQSAASLNATQAQFSFTPATTARYVDIHYTGVPGVGQQNVRMTDNGGTWRHTVGSLAAGTVLDYWFTYEKNGPQYDTPHFGYTHGGSGTTVASPTFDPPGGSYPSARSVTLSTATAGATIRYTVDGSTPTASSTQYTGPITVSASSTVSAIALKSGSTTSPVASASYTIGSTQATCPAQAEVPDFGPNVRIFDPAMSASSIQAKLDADFNAQKDTLTAQFTERRYAHLFKPGVYNGIHDDVGYYTSVAGLGQNPGDVVINGDVTVDAFNESDKGVALQNFWRSAENLAVVPSSGATRWAVAQAAPFRRMDIRGGLNLFPASYGFASGGYTADTKVSGKTASISQQQWYTRDSSYGSWEGGVWNMVFSGTNGAPANTFPNPPETTLGTTPVSRDVPYLYLDSSGKYRVFQPSLRTNASGPSWANGGTQGSSLPMSQFYVVKAGDTASSINNALSQGCNLFFTPGVYHLNQTLNVTKANTVVLGVGYPTLVPDNGVDAMKVADVDGVRLKGLLFDAGTTNSQSLLTVGPAGSTANHSANPTTLQDVFFRIGGQIAGKATNSLIVNSRDTIIDHIWAWRADHGNAGTYGWPINTGDTGVVVNGDNVLATGLFVEHYQKYQVIWNGQNGRTIFFQNEIPYDVPDQAGWKSPNGLNGYAAYKVGDNVTTHEAWGLGSYCFFNDNPSVNLYHAFEVPNRSGVRFHNLVTVSLNYKGTITHVINDAGAVTPPGTTPSNLVSYP, from the coding sequence GTGAACCGGATCTTTGTGCAGCCCAAACGGCGGAAAGGGGTTCGGGGCGTGCTCGCCCTCGGCCTCTCCGCACTCCTGATCGCCACTGGTCTGGGCGGCGCCACCGCCGCGGCCGCCGACTACAGCCAGAGTGCCGCGTCCTTGAACGCGACCCAGGCACAGTTCTCCTTCACCCCGGCGACGACCGCGCGGTACGTCGACATCCACTACACCGGTGTTCCGGGAGTGGGGCAGCAGAACGTCCGCATGACCGACAACGGGGGGACCTGGCGGCACACCGTCGGTTCGCTCGCCGCCGGCACCGTGCTCGACTACTGGTTCACCTACGAGAAGAACGGGCCGCAGTACGACACCCCGCACTTCGGCTACACCCACGGCGGCAGCGGCACGACCGTCGCCTCGCCGACGTTCGACCCGCCGGGCGGCAGCTATCCGAGCGCCCGCTCGGTGACGTTGTCGACCGCGACCGCGGGCGCGACCATCCGGTACACGGTGGACGGCTCCACGCCGACCGCGTCGTCCACTCAGTACACCGGGCCGATCACGGTCTCCGCGTCCTCCACGGTTTCCGCGATCGCACTCAAATCCGGCTCGACGACCTCCCCGGTCGCCTCGGCGAGCTACACGATCGGATCGACGCAGGCGACCTGTCCCGCCCAGGCCGAGGTCCCGGACTTCGGCCCGAACGTGCGGATCTTCGACCCGGCGATGTCGGCGTCGTCCATCCAGGCCAAGCTCGACGCGGACTTCAACGCGCAGAAGGACACCCTGACGGCGCAGTTCACCGAACGCCGGTACGCGCATCTGTTCAAGCCCGGTGTGTACAACGGCATCCACGACGATGTCGGCTACTACACCTCTGTCGCGGGTCTCGGGCAGAACCCGGGCGACGTCGTCATCAACGGTGACGTGACCGTCGACGCCTTCAACGAGTCGGACAAGGGTGTGGCGCTGCAGAACTTCTGGCGCTCGGCGGAAAACCTCGCCGTCGTGCCGAGCAGTGGCGCGACCCGCTGGGCCGTCGCGCAGGCCGCGCCGTTCCGCCGGATGGACATCCGCGGCGGGCTGAACCTCTTCCCGGCCAGCTACGGCTTCGCCAGCGGCGGGTACACCGCCGACACCAAGGTCTCCGGCAAGACCGCGTCGATCTCGCAGCAGCAGTGGTACACCCGCGACAGCAGCTACGGCAGCTGGGAAGGCGGCGTCTGGAACATGGTGTTCTCCGGGACGAACGGCGCCCCGGCGAACACCTTCCCGAACCCGCCGGAGACCACGCTCGGCACCACGCCGGTGTCCCGCGACGTCCCGTATCTCTACCTCGACAGTTCGGGCAAGTACCGTGTGTTCCAGCCTTCCTTGCGTACCAACGCTTCCGGGCCGAGCTGGGCCAACGGCGGCACCCAGGGCAGTTCGCTGCCGATGAGCCAGTTCTACGTCGTTAAGGCGGGGGACACGGCTTCGTCGATCAACAACGCCCTTTCCCAAGGCTGCAACCTGTTCTTCACACCGGGCGTTTACCACCTCAACCAGACGCTGAACGTGACCAAAGCCAACACCGTCGTCCTCGGGGTCGGGTATCCGACGCTCGTGCCGGACAACGGGGTGGACGCGATGAAGGTCGCCGATGTGGACGGAGTCCGGCTCAAGGGCCTGCTGTTCGACGCCGGCACGACCAACTCGCAGTCGTTGCTGACCGTCGGCCCGGCGGGCTCGACGGCGAACCACTCGGCCAACCCGACGACCCTGCAGGACGTGTTCTTCCGGATCGGCGGTCAGATCGCGGGGAAGGCGACGAACAGCCTGATCGTCAACAGTCGTGACACGATCATCGACCACATCTGGGCCTGGCGGGCCGACCACGGCAACGCGGGCACCTATGGCTGGCCGATCAACACCGGCGACACCGGGGTGGTCGTGAACGGGGACAACGTGCTGGCGACCGGTCTGTTCGTCGAGCATTACCAGAAGTACCAGGTGATCTGGAACGGCCAGAACGGCCGGACGATCTTCTTCCAGAACGAAATCCCTTACGACGTCCCGGATCAGGCCGGATGGAAGAGTCCCAACGGGCTCAACGGGTACGCCGCCTACAAGGTGGGGGACAACGTGACCACGCATGAAGCGTGGGGACTGGGCAGCTACTGCTTCTTCAACGACAACCCGTCGGTGAACCTGTACCACGCGTTCGAGGTGCCGAATCGCTCCGGCGTCCGGTTCCACAACCTGGTGACGGTTTCGCTGAACTACAAGGGGACCATCACCCACGTGATCAACGACGCGGGGGCGGTGACCCCGCCGGGGACCACGCCGAGCAACCTGGTCAGCTACCCGTGA